CGAAGGGGGAGGATTTTTCGGACCTCAAGCCCGCTGGCGCGACCCGTTCCTGGGAACACCCTGGAGCTGGGGCGGTGGTTCCTGGTTCTGGTGACGTAAATAACTGTCACAACCCCATGGACCACAATCCATTTTTTTCTGTCTGAAGAAAGCAGTCTCGGTTTTTGTAATCTTAATGCTTTAGGTTAAAATTCGGCAAAATCAGAGGAGAAAGATTCCATGAAAAAGAACCTTCGCATTTTGGCTGTGGCTTCCCTGTTCGCCGGTGTTGCGCTGATCGGCGCAAATCAGGCTGATGCATGGTGGGGCGGTCCCTTCGGCGGTGGCAACGGCAACTTCAACCTCTCCATGGGTGGCTGGGGAAATGGCTGGGGTGATGGCTACGGCTGGGGTGGTGGACCCTACGGCGGCGGCTGGGGTAACGGCTGGGGCGGCTGGGGCAATGGCTGGGGCGGCGGACCCTACTACGGTAACGGTTGGGGCGGTGGACCCTGGGGTGGCGGCTGGGGCGGCCCCTGGGGCTGGTAAGTCACGAACCACCACCTCCCGATAGATTTCTTTTTGTTCAACCTTGACAACTACGGAGAAATACCCAATGAAGAAATCCCTGAATGCACTTGCCATCGCGGCAGTGCTGGGCTTTGCGGCAATGACACTCGCCTCAGATGCCGCAGCCTGGTGGGGTGGTGGTCCTGGTGGTAACGGTAACGGCTCCATGAGCTTCAGCATGGGCGGTAACGGCTGGGGCGGCGGTAATGGCTGGGGCGGTGGCCCCTACGGCGGCGGCTGGGGCGGTGGCCCCTACGGCGGCGGCTGGGGCGGCAACGGCTGGGGCGGCAACTGGGGCGGCGGCGGCTGGGGCGGCGGCAACGGCTGGGGCTGGTAACCTTTACTGAAAACACCCAACAATCCTGAATCCTTGTCACCAAGCGGAGTCCAGTCAGATGAAAAAATCACTCAGTGCCCTGGCCGTGGCCACTCTCCTTACCGGCGCGGTCATGATGATGGCTGACCAAGCCACCGCAGGGTGGGGAGGTTATCCCGGCTACGGCTGGGGCGGCCCAGGCTACTACGGCTGGGGTGGCAGCCCCTATGGTTGGGGCGGCTATCCCGGCTATGGTTATGGACGCGGATATGGTTACGGTGGACCCCATGGATGGGGCGGCCCTGGCTACAATGGCTGGGGCGGTGGACCCTATGGATGGGGGGGCGGCCCCTACGGACCAGGACCTTATGGTGCCGGCCCCTATGGTGCCGGACCAGGACCTTATGGTGCAGGCCCGGGTCAGGAAAATCCCCAGGGAGGTGATGCTGCCAATGCTCCAGGCAGCAACAGCACACAACCTCCACCCGCCGCTGCAACCACCCATTCAGGAAAATAAGCAATCGGGGTATTTCCCCAGGGGGACGGAAACCAAAAAACTCCGTCCCCCGCTTTACTGAAATCCAGACAAGTTCATTTCAGATGCAATCAAAAAGCGGGGTGCCGCTTGCGTTCGCCGGAGGAAACAGAATAAGCGGAACTCTTGAATTTCCAAAAGGGGATGAGACCTGCAAGTATGATCACCGTCATCGGTAACCTGAAAGGTGGCTGCGGCAAAAGCACCATGGCCTTCAATCTGGCAGTCTGGCTCGCCAGCAAAGGTCGCGATGTGGTGGCGTTTGATCTCGATCCCCAGGCTACCCTGAGCGATGTCGTCGAGGTCCGCCAGGACGAAAACGTCAAACCCGAAATTCGCGTGTTTCGACCGGATAGCGACCCGGCCAAAGTCTTCAAGCAACATGCCGGGGGAGAAATCATCGTCGATGTCGGAGCATCCAATCTCTGGGCCATGCGGCAGGCCATCGCTGTGGCCGACCGCGTCCTGATCCCGGTCCCCCCCAGTCAGGCCGATGTCTGGTCAACCCAGCGCTTCCTCAATATTGTTCATGAAACTGTACAAAACAAGGAAACCAAAGGAAAATCAAAAAAAAAGCCCAAGGGTCCCGCCATCCTGATCTTCGTCAACCGGGCCGATACGCACCCGGGGTTGCGGGAGTCCGAAGAAACCATCACCGCCCTGTCCGCTCTCGAAGGAGTTGAGCTTCTGGAACATCGCATCTGCCAAAGGACTTCCTATCGACGCTCTTTCAGCGAAGGACGTGCAGTCTTCGAGCTGCCAGGCGATGTCAAGTCCGCACAGGAATTCTACCGCCTGGCCGAAGCACTCTACCCACTGGAACCCGCCCAAATCCGGGAAAAAGTGAAAAAGCCCAAGGAGTCCAAGATTCATGTCTGACGCACCCGTCGATGAACGGCCACCCGAAGGTTCGCCACCCGCACAGGGATCCACTCCCAGATCCATGCCACCCGTCAAAGGCGGAGGAGCCTTCCATCCGGCAGGCCAGTATCAGGAGTGCGGCAATTGCTCCTCCCTGATCCTGGATCAATTCGCCAAAAGTTTCGACAAAAGCGCCAGACGCTGGGAATTGGTCGTCTATCCCTCCCTGGCCGCCTTCATCATTCTGGCCATGTATGGGTTTTTCTTGATCTATAGCCTCACCCAGGACATTCGTCTCATGTCCACATCCATCGATCCGCAAATGGGGCGCAACATGGGATCCCTGGCTGCCAATATCGGCCATCTGGCCAACAATATCGAGCTGATGTCCACCCATCTGGAATACATCAGCGACAATATGGAAACCATGTCCGTGGACATGCGCACCATGGCGGAAAATATCGATCACATGACCGAAAATGTCGCCGGCATGAGCGGAAATATGCAAAGCATGACCCGTATCATGACAGAAATGTCGGGCCGCGTGGCTGAAATGTCCATCAAACTCGACAATCTTGCCCCCATCACCGCGAACATGAGCGACATGTCCCATGCCATGCGCATCATGACAAGTTCCGTGGGCCGCATGGGTTACGATATGAACAATGCCGCCCGACCCATGAGTTTTATCAATCGATTCATGCCGTGGTAGATAAAAACCATGACACACACGAACATCACACTTACACGAACACTGGAGAAAATCATGTCCCCGAAAACGAAAATGCGCTCAATCCTCTCCACGGCCGCAGTCGCCGTGTTGCTGGCCTGCTCACAAGGTGCAGTCGCCGAGGATGCCAAAGGCAACACCCAGCCCGTCACCCCGC
This genomic interval from Magnetococcales bacterium contains the following:
- a CDS encoding AAA family ATPase, with protein sequence MITVIGNLKGGCGKSTMAFNLAVWLASKGRDVVAFDLDPQATLSDVVEVRQDENVKPEIRVFRPDSDPAKVFKQHAGGEIIVDVGASNLWAMRQAIAVADRVLIPVPPSQADVWSTQRFLNIVHETVQNKETKGKSKKKPKGPAILIFVNRADTHPGLRESEETITALSALEGVELLEHRICQRTSYRRSFSEGRAVFELPGDVKSAQEFYRLAEALYPLEPAQIREKVKKPKESKIHV
- a CDS encoding methyl-accepting chemotaxis protein — its product is MSDAPVDERPPEGSPPAQGSTPRSMPPVKGGGAFHPAGQYQECGNCSSLILDQFAKSFDKSARRWELVVYPSLAAFIILAMYGFFLIYSLTQDIRLMSTSIDPQMGRNMGSLAANIGHLANNIELMSTHLEYISDNMETMSVDMRTMAENIDHMTENVAGMSGNMQSMTRIMTEMSGRVAEMSIKLDNLAPITANMSDMSHAMRIMTSSVGRMGYDMNNAARPMSFINRFMPW